Proteins encoded in a region of the Methanofollis tationis genome:
- a CDS encoding thiolase domain-containing protein produces MRDVAVIGVGCTNFGEWWDRSFRNLFVEAGVMAIEDANLAGEQIDAMYVGNMSAGRFIEQEHIGALIADYSGLATDNIPATRVEAACASGGLAFREAVISVASGMTNIAVAAGVEKMTDVDTSLSTDALAAAADREWEGFVGATFPGLYAMIATDYMHRYPLTREHLAQVAIKNHYNGARNPIAQFQKEITLDTVLNSTMVADPLRLFDCSPITDGAAAVVVAPLEMAKKFTDTPIKVLATAQASDTIALHDRRDVSTLDATVAAGNRAFKMAGLERKDIDFVEVHDCFTIAEICAIEDLGFCKKGEAGRLTAEGYTALDGNLPVNTSGGLKACGHPVGATGIKQVYEAVLQLRGEAGKRQVAGAEIGMTHNVGGTGATVAAHIFGRT; encoded by the coding sequence ATGAGAGACGTGGCAGTCATAGGAGTGGGCTGCACCAATTTCGGTGAATGGTGGGACCGCTCCTTCAGGAACCTCTTTGTTGAGGCAGGCGTCATGGCAATCGAGGACGCAAACCTCGCGGGCGAGCAGATCGACGCCATGTACGTCGGTAACATGAGCGCAGGGCGCTTTATCGAGCAGGAACACATCGGCGCCCTGATCGCCGATTACTCCGGGCTTGCGACCGATAACATCCCGGCAACCCGCGTCGAGGCCGCATGCGCATCGGGCGGTCTCGCCTTCCGCGAGGCCGTAATCTCGGTCGCCAGCGGGATGACGAACATCGCCGTCGCCGCCGGCGTCGAGAAAATGACCGACGTGGACACCAGCCTCTCCACCGACGCCCTTGCGGCGGCGGCAGACCGCGAGTGGGAAGGCTTTGTCGGAGCGACCTTCCCCGGGCTGTATGCGATGATCGCAACAGATTACATGCACCGCTACCCCCTCACCCGGGAGCATCTCGCCCAGGTGGCGATAAAGAACCACTACAACGGCGCCAGAAACCCGATCGCACAGTTCCAGAAAGAGATCACCCTGGACACGGTGCTGAACTCCACGATGGTCGCCGACCCCCTGCGGCTCTTCGACTGTTCACCGATCACCGATGGGGCCGCCGCCGTGGTCGTCGCACCCCTGGAGATGGCGAAGAAGTTCACCGACACCCCGATCAAGGTGCTCGCAACCGCACAGGCGAGCGACACGATCGCCCTCCACGACCGCCGGGACGTCTCGACCCTCGACGCCACCGTTGCCGCCGGGAACCGGGCGTTCAAGATGGCCGGACTCGAGCGCAAAGACATTGACTTCGTGGAGGTCCACGACTGCTTCACGATCGCCGAAATCTGCGCCATCGAAGACCTCGGGTTCTGCAAGAAGGGCGAGGCCGGACGGCTTACCGCCGAGGGCTATACCGCCCTCGACGGCAACCTGCCGGTGAACACCTCGGGCGGGCTGAAGGCCTGCGGCCACCCGGTCGGGGCCACCGGGATCAAGCAGGTCTATGAGGCCGTGCTCCAGCTCCGCGGCGAGGCCGGAAAGCGGCAGGTCGCCGGGGCCGAGATCGGTATGACGCACAACGTCGGCGGGACCGGTGCGACGGTCGCCGCCCATATCTTCGGGAGGACCTGA
- a CDS encoding IS1634 family transposase, translating to MKPLTRIKRIKGKEYWYEDTPYYDPETKQIRHKSRYLGKNIDGKPVKVRTETAGASIASVPTNAYSHGPFLPLLAIIKDLHLDDYLSSLTSEIETNVILALSMNRVVRPLAMHLVASWYEDTSLFLTKPDLPLSSQRISELLFEIGESGVPDAFMTSLLRGIGTDSTLIYDITSLSSYSRLIPLLEHGYNRDGLDLPQINFSLIFDTEHAIPVMYDIYPGSIVDVVTLKNTVHRLGAHGIHNYTMVLDRGFFSQGNLEELLQEEISFVIPAPLTLKQVKEVLTEAQRDLESPQYLQIYQQDPIFVKPVTLTIQGSVVFGFCYYDLKREQTERNLFYIRLHDLKAKLESSRIPGWRRPEEVFKERAGKMANYFSWQVVDNRFQVEIRKNAVSQRVNRMGKQIILAHSSLDWQECLTVYRERDAVEKAFRTLKQDIQVMPLNAKNESSMKGFLFVTFISLILRMRLLKWMKETGLMEDYTLEGMLLELAKIKKIKLANGEIMVTEISRRQRAILERLGLCA from the coding sequence ATGAAACCCCTCACCCGGATCAAACGTATCAAAGGGAAGGAGTACTGGTACGAAGACACCCCCTACTACGACCCCGAAACAAAGCAGATCCGGCACAAATCCCGATATCTCGGGAAAAACATCGACGGAAAACCCGTCAAAGTACGGACCGAAACCGCCGGTGCATCCATCGCCTCCGTCCCCACAAACGCCTATTCTCACGGTCCGTTTCTGCCTCTCCTGGCAATCATCAAGGACCTTCACCTGGACGATTATCTCTCATCATTGACAAGCGAGATCGAAACAAACGTCATTTTAGCACTCTCCATGAACCGGGTCGTGCGGCCGCTGGCCATGCACCTGGTCGCGTCGTGGTACGAAGATACCTCCCTCTTCCTGACAAAACCGGACCTCCCCCTCTCCAGCCAGCGGATCAGCGAACTCCTCTTCGAAATCGGTGAAAGCGGCGTTCCCGACGCTTTCATGACCTCCCTCCTCAGGGGCATCGGTACCGACTCAACCCTGATCTACGACATCACCAGCCTGTCAAGTTACTCCCGGCTCATCCCGCTCCTCGAACACGGCTATAATCGAGACGGCCTGGACCTGCCGCAGATCAACTTCTCACTCATCTTCGACACCGAGCATGCGATTCCGGTCATGTACGATATCTATCCCGGCAGCATCGTCGACGTTGTCACGCTGAAGAACACCGTCCACAGGCTCGGCGCGCATGGCATCCACAATTATACCATGGTCCTGGATCGCGGATTTTTCAGCCAGGGAAACCTGGAGGAACTCCTTCAGGAAGAGATATCCTTTGTCATTCCAGCCCCACTCACCCTCAAACAGGTGAAGGAAGTGCTGACGGAAGCACAGCGGGATCTCGAAAGCCCGCAGTACCTGCAGATATATCAGCAGGATCCGATCTTCGTGAAACCCGTTACCCTGACGATTCAGGGAAGTGTGGTTTTTGGATTCTGCTATTATGATCTGAAACGAGAGCAGACGGAACGCAACCTGTTCTACATTCGCCTGCATGACCTTAAAGCGAAACTCGAATCGAGTCGGATTCCCGGGTGGCGCAGGCCTGAAGAAGTATTCAAGGAGCGGGCGGGAAAGATGGCGAACTACTTTTCATGGCAGGTGGTCGACAACCGATTCCAGGTTGAGATCCGGAAGAATGCGGTCTCGCAGCGGGTAAACCGAATGGGAAAACAGATCATCCTCGCCCACAGTTCGCTCGACTGGCAGGAATGTCTCACGGTGTACCGGGAGCGCGACGCGGTGGAGAAGGCGTTCCGAACGTTGAAACAGGACATTCAGGTGATGCCCCTCAACGCGAAGAACGAGTCTTCGATGAAGGGATTTCTGTTTGTGACCTTCATCAGCCTGATCCTGAGGATGCGGTTGTTGAAGTGGATGAAGGAAACGGGGCTGATGGAGGACTATACGCTTGAGGGGATGCTGCTGGAACTGGCCAAGATCAAGAAGATCAAGCTTGCCAATGGCGAGATCATGGTGACGGAGATTTCGCGGAGGCAGAGGGCGATCCTTGAGAGGTTGGGACTATGTGCTTAA
- a CDS encoding RNB domain-containing ribonuclease: MNDHTPIDLKAIAWDAMRRYGFEPGFPDAVEQEVGTIEAPAIPDGVPDLCSLLWSSIDNIDSQDLDQLEYCERAPRGEILVRVAIADVDVCVPKESATDRHAAHNGTSVYTGVETFPMLPDRLSKGITSLLPGPGRPAIVVEYTVLPDGSTRPGKVYRAVVCNRAKLVYEEVGDWLEGVGDPPAIFRDLPGLEEQVLLQHEAACRLKRYRAEEGALDLETIEAGPVMEGGAVKDLVVQRQNAARCLIEEFMIGANGATVAYLDRAGIPMIQRVVLTPRNWDGIVAAAAEYGERLPAKPDSKALSKFLDRRKKADPDRFPDLSLTIVKLIGPGIYLPLDPGEPPYGHFGLAITDYTHGTAPNRRYVDLIIQRLLKSALSGEDCPYTREDLEDLAAWLTDREKASQKVERFMRKAAAAVLLQDRIGETFEALVTGASEKGTYVRLTAPPVEGRVMQGEGGLFVGKQVRVRLMKTDPYNGYIDFACIGR; the protein is encoded by the coding sequence ATGAACGACCACACACCCATCGACTTAAAGGCGATCGCATGGGACGCCATGCGGCGATACGGCTTCGAGCCCGGTTTCCCCGATGCCGTCGAGCAGGAGGTCGGCACAATCGAGGCCCCGGCAATCCCGGACGGCGTTCCTGACCTCTGCTCCCTCCTCTGGTCGTCCATCGACAACATCGACTCACAGGACCTCGACCAGCTCGAATACTGCGAACGCGCCCCCCGCGGGGAGATCCTGGTCAGGGTGGCGATCGCCGACGTGGACGTCTGCGTCCCGAAAGAGTCGGCGACCGACCGGCACGCCGCCCACAACGGCACCTCGGTTTACACCGGCGTCGAAACCTTCCCCATGCTCCCTGACCGTCTCTCGAAAGGGATCACCTCCCTCCTGCCAGGCCCGGGACGTCCGGCGATCGTCGTCGAATACACCGTGCTTCCGGACGGAAGCACCAGGCCGGGAAAGGTGTACCGGGCGGTCGTCTGCAACCGGGCGAAGCTCGTCTACGAGGAAGTCGGGGACTGGCTGGAAGGTGTTGGAGACCCGCCCGCGATCTTCCGCGACCTCCCCGGCCTGGAGGAGCAGGTTCTCCTCCAGCACGAGGCCGCCTGCCGCCTGAAAAGATATCGGGCAGAAGAGGGGGCACTCGACCTCGAAACGATCGAAGCCGGACCGGTCATGGAGGGGGGAGCCGTGAAGGACCTCGTCGTCCAGCGGCAGAACGCGGCGCGGTGCCTGATCGAGGAGTTCATGATCGGGGCGAACGGCGCCACGGTGGCATATCTGGACAGGGCCGGCATTCCCATGATCCAGCGGGTCGTCCTGACGCCGAGAAACTGGGACGGGATCGTGGCGGCCGCCGCTGAATACGGAGAACGCCTGCCGGCGAAACCCGACTCGAAAGCCCTCTCGAAATTCCTTGACCGGCGAAAAAAGGCCGACCCTGACCGCTTCCCCGACCTCTCCCTGACGATCGTGAAACTGATCGGGCCGGGGATCTACCTCCCCCTCGATCCCGGCGAACCGCCCTACGGCCATTTCGGCCTCGCGATCACCGACTACACCCACGGCACCGCCCCGAACCGGCGCTACGTCGACCTCATCATCCAGCGGCTCTTAAAGTCCGCCCTCTCCGGAGAGGACTGCCCCTATACCCGCGAGGACCTGGAGGACCTCGCCGCATGGCTGACCGACCGGGAAAAGGCATCGCAGAAGGTGGAGCGCTTCATGCGAAAGGCGGCGGCCGCGGTGCTGCTCCAGGACCGGATCGGCGAGACCTTCGAGGCGCTGGTCACCGGCGCCTCAGAGAAAGGAACCTATGTCAGGCTCACCGCTCCCCCGGTCGAAGGGCGGGTCATGCAGGGGGAGGGCGGCCTCTTCGTCGGGAAGCAGGTCCGCGTCCGCCTGATGAAGACAGACCCATACAACGGCTACATCGACTTCGCGTGCATCGGGCGGTGA
- a CDS encoding DUF120 domain-containing protein gives MMDAGDLQCLKVVALMGGLRSSAWMSSQSLGNALNISPQTASRRLKALEAAGLITRTVRPDGQYVAVAPAGEEELRHEFSAYTRIFSPEGGYYVLKGAVISGLGEGRYYIDHPQYREQFLEKLGFYAYPGTLNVRLDPESVRVKRRLEGLVWIGIEGFEADGRSFGSARCLPCRIGDCPGAIIEPGRSHYPEEIVEIISPAPLRETFGLHDNDIVQIEVTHD, from the coding sequence ATGATGGATGCAGGAGATCTCCAGTGTCTGAAGGTCGTTGCGCTCATGGGCGGCCTGCGAAGTTCGGCCTGGATGTCCTCCCAGTCTCTGGGGAACGCCCTGAACATCAGCCCGCAGACGGCCTCGCGTCGCCTGAAGGCGCTCGAAGCGGCAGGACTGATCACGCGCACCGTCAGGCCCGACGGCCAGTACGTCGCCGTCGCCCCTGCCGGGGAGGAGGAACTGCGGCATGAGTTTTCGGCGTATACGCGGATATTTTCTCCGGAAGGTGGATATTATGTCCTCAAAGGGGCGGTGATCAGCGGCCTTGGCGAAGGGCGGTACTATATCGATCATCCCCAATACCGTGAGCAATTCCTCGAAAAACTCGGGTTTTATGCCTACCCCGGCACGCTCAACGTCCGTCTCGACCCCGAAAGCGTCAGGGTGAAACGCCGCCTGGAAGGGCTGGTCTGGATCGGGATCGAGGGTTTCGAGGCCGACGGGCGATCGTTCGGGAGTGCCCGGTGCCTTCCGTGCCGGATCGGTGACTGTCCGGGTGCGATCATCGAGCCCGGACGGAGCCATTATCCCGAAGAGATCGTCGAGATCATCTCGCCGGCTCCCCTGCGCGAGACCTTTGGACTGCATGACAATGATATCGTACAGATAGAGGTAACCCATGATTGA
- a CDS encoding Zn-ribbon domain-containing OB-fold protein, which yields MSVPRFWRKIPQRYNLEGTHCEVCGRYFFPPRNLCPDCRRDGKIVAHTFKGTGKIVTYSVIRTASDQFSALTPYVLAIVELEEGARMTAQVVVENPEDVYIGMPVKSVFRRLGTDGESGVISYGTKFVPA from the coding sequence ATGTCGGTACCACGTTTCTGGAGAAAGATCCCTCAGCGCTACAACCTGGAGGGGACGCACTGCGAGGTCTGCGGCAGGTATTTCTTCCCGCCGCGGAACCTCTGCCCTGACTGCCGGCGCGACGGCAAGATCGTCGCCCACACCTTCAAGGGCACGGGAAAGATCGTGACCTACTCGGTGATCAGGACGGCAAGCGATCAGTTCTCCGCTCTCACCCCGTACGTCCTCGCCATCGTTGAGCTTGAGGAGGGTGCGAGAATGACCGCACAGGTGGTCGTCGAAAACCCGGAGGACGTCTATATCGGCATGCCGGTGAAGTCAGTCTTTAGACGTCTCGGCACCGACGGAGAGAGCGGCGTCATCTCCTACGGCACGAAGTTTGTACCGGCGTGA
- a CDS encoding helix-turn-helix domain-containing protein has translation MNSELRKQLAEKMAGEITLSDSPGKALKKWRMSFGIPQGTLSERLGVSPSVISDYEGGRRKSPGTAVVGKIVDTILSIDEENGGKYIQRFSRILYNQFDNDDVIYDMHDYAGPVLLPAFAEAVDAQPLCGSLDLSIFGYTVVNSLNAILQLSANEFNRIYGWSTERALIFTNVSTGKSPLVAIRVTPFKPRCVILQGLDIEHVHPLVKRLAETDRITVLCTSMDVDTIVSTLREKEW, from the coding sequence ATGAACTCCGAATTGCGTAAGCAGCTTGCTGAGAAGATGGCAGGTGAGATTACGCTCTCGGACTCGCCGGGGAAAGCGCTGAAAAAATGGCGGATGAGTTTCGGCATCCCGCAGGGGACGCTCTCAGAGAGGCTCGGCGTCTCCCCCTCAGTCATCTCAGACTACGAGGGTGGGCGGCGCAAAAGCCCCGGAACCGCCGTTGTCGGAAAAATCGTCGATACGATTCTCTCGATCGACGAGGAGAACGGCGGCAAATACATCCAGCGATTTTCCAGGATCCTGTACAACCAGTTCGACAACGACGACGTCATCTATGACATGCACGATTACGCAGGCCCGGTTCTTCTTCCGGCTTTTGCCGAAGCGGTGGATGCACAACCCCTCTGTGGTTCGCTCGACCTCTCGATCTTCGGCTACACGGTGGTGAACAGCCTCAATGCGATCCTGCAGCTCTCGGCAAACGAGTTCAACCGCATCTACGGGTGGAGCACCGAGCGGGCGCTCATCTTCACCAACGTCTCGACCGGAAAGTCCCCCCTCGTCGCCATCAGGGTGACACCTTTCAAGCCCCGTTGCGTGATCCTGCAGGGGCTGGATATCGAGCACGTCCACCCGCTGGTCAAACGCCTCGCCGAAACCGACCGGATCACGGTACTCTGCACGTCTATGGACGTCGATACGATTGTGAGCACTTTGAGGGAGAAAGAATGGTAG
- a CDS encoding recombinase family protein — translation MKKDAVAYLVTRKRGDVEHQKEILEEFCKYRFTINQFFNDHRISSTPLRKRDGYNQMLEYCQENEIKFILFLSLSALSRNPDASVEELKILISEGYVPFFARSDFIGYYDDPALRAEAIGDFIAYIETYMEGVKKVQPPHPRQEALSRGTIGRPRALNEGQIEALITVRRSGTSISQICRMFNVSRSTVSKILTDHPELKGEWKGKRQSAESAESE, via the coding sequence ATGAAAAAAGATGCCGTAGCCTACCTTGTGACGCGGAAAAGGGGCGACGTAGAGCATCAAAAAGAGATTCTTGAAGAATTTTGTAAATATCGGTTTACCATCAATCAGTTCTTCAACGATCACCGCATCAGCAGCACGCCCTTGAGAAAGCGTGATGGTTATAACCAGATGCTCGAATACTGCCAGGAAAATGAAATAAAGTTTATCCTGTTTCTCAGCCTCTCCGCGCTCTCCCGAAACCCCGATGCCAGTGTAGAAGAGCTGAAAATCCTGATAAGTGAGGGTTATGTCCCCTTTTTTGCCAGAAGTGATTTTATAGGGTATTATGATGATCCTGCCCTTCGCGCCGAGGCTATTGGCGATTTTATCGCCTATATTGAGACCTACATGGAAGGGGTGAAGAAGGTCCAGCCCCCCCATCCGAGACAGGAGGCACTCTCGCGAGGCACGATCGGCAGGCCACGGGCACTGAACGAGGGGCAGATCGAGGCCCTGATCACGGTCAGGCGCTCAGGGACCAGCATCTCCCAGATCTGCAGGATGTTCAACGTGAGCCGGAGCACGGTCTCGAAGATCCTCACCGATCACCCTGAACTTAAGGGCGAGTGGAAAGGAAAACGTCAGTCTGCCGAATCGGCTGAAAGCGAGTGA
- a CDS encoding RPA family protein: protein MPAETLRYEREPARRVFAAELREATHHFKDGEDEKSPTYVLLPTGERCNRVLFIGSMTHKEKKGEQNVFYSVRVADPTGTFFVNASSFQQEAMTQVSKIDPPAFVAVVGKPNVYEAPDGRVFVSVRAESVTVVDKEMRNRWVLDAAEQTLKRIEAYGQTPDSQRAQERYNADMATYKRMVYEALTQITL from the coding sequence ATGCCAGCTGAAACACTGCGTTACGAGCGCGAACCGGCCAGACGGGTCTTTGCCGCGGAGCTGCGAGAGGCCACCCACCATTTCAAGGACGGCGAGGACGAGAAGAGCCCGACCTATGTCCTCCTCCCCACCGGCGAACGGTGCAACAGGGTGCTGTTCATCGGCTCCATGACCCACAAGGAGAAAAAAGGCGAGCAGAACGTCTTCTACTCGGTCCGGGTCGCCGATCCGACAGGAACCTTCTTCGTCAACGCCAGCTCGTTCCAGCAGGAAGCGATGACGCAGGTCTCGAAGATCGATCCGCCGGCATTCGTGGCGGTGGTCGGGAAACCGAACGTCTACGAGGCGCCGGATGGACGGGTCTTCGTCTCGGTGCGGGCCGAGTCGGTGACCGTCGTCGATAAGGAGATGCGCAACCGCTGGGTGCTGGACGCAGCCGAGCAGACCCTCAAACGGATCGAGGCGTACGGCCAGACGCCCGACTCACAGCGTGCACAGGAACGCTACAATGCCGATATGGCCACATACAAAAGGATGGTCTACGAGGCCCTTACCCAGATCACCCTCTGA
- a CDS encoding nucleotide-binding protein, translated as MNVEIDPALAEKKLRTLVEEFGVNIPEAEKTVTENLAKEHNVATVPSQSSDLREIGTLVPGEWATVEGKVVGLSRPVSDSISQSGIIADTSGAIQFIAWARSNLPPLTEGRSYRVESVVVDEYRGVPKIKFHAGTTITEIEKDIPCLPQATKVADLRPGIASVRVKMVQEWEARHERILQTGIVGDESGTLKFTIWKEEGVERLEPETVYNIFYASVDEYQGRLSITLNGAKCFPEEDGELSVGIGGTTLTGAIVNIGPGSGLIKRCPVEGCNRVLSKRNYCPVHEVQNDFRYDLRIKAVLDDGAKAHNILMQKEVVEAVAGLTLDEAVKTVQESPLGMDDIFYRLRDALMGRYYACRGGDLGDTLLVKECTPLGFDGERHAALLNRLGGEINAS; from the coding sequence ATGAACGTGGAAATCGATCCGGCCCTCGCTGAAAAGAAGCTCCGCACCCTTGTCGAGGAGTTCGGGGTGAACATTCCTGAGGCCGAGAAGACGGTCACCGAGAACCTGGCGAAGGAGCACAACGTTGCCACCGTGCCGTCACAGTCCTCCGACCTCCGTGAGATCGGAACCCTCGTCCCCGGAGAGTGGGCGACGGTCGAGGGGAAGGTCGTTGGCCTCTCCCGCCCGGTATCGGACAGCATCAGCCAGAGCGGTATCATCGCCGACACGAGCGGAGCCATCCAGTTCATCGCCTGGGCCCGGTCGAATCTGCCTCCCCTCACAGAGGGAAGGAGTTACCGGGTTGAGTCGGTAGTCGTCGACGAGTACCGGGGCGTGCCGAAGATTAAATTCCATGCCGGCACAACAATCACCGAAATAGAGAAAGACATCCCTTGCCTCCCCCAGGCAACAAAGGTTGCGGATCTCCGGCCCGGGATCGCAAGTGTCCGGGTGAAGATGGTGCAGGAGTGGGAGGCACGGCACGAGCGGATCCTCCAGACAGGAATCGTAGGAGACGAGTCCGGCACCTTGAAGTTCACGATCTGGAAGGAGGAGGGCGTCGAGCGGCTTGAGCCGGAGACTGTCTACAATATCTTCTACGCCTCGGTCGACGAGTACCAGGGACGCCTCTCCATTACGCTGAATGGGGCGAAGTGTTTCCCTGAGGAAGACGGAGAACTCTCCGTCGGGATCGGCGGCACGACGCTCACCGGTGCAATCGTGAATATCGGCCCGGGTTCAGGGCTGATCAAGCGCTGTCCGGTGGAGGGGTGCAACCGCGTCCTCTCGAAGCGAAACTACTGTCCGGTGCACGAGGTACAGAACGACTTCAGGTACGACCTGCGGATCAAGGCAGTGCTCGACGATGGCGCGAAGGCGCACAACATTCTCATGCAGAAGGAAGTCGTTGAGGCGGTGGCAGGCCTCACCCTCGATGAAGCGGTGAAGACGGTGCAGGAGAGCCCGCTCGGGATGGACGACATCTTCTACCGCCTGCGCGACGCCCTCATGGGCAGGTATTACGCATGCAGGGGCGGCGACCTTGGCGACACCCTCCTGGTAAAAGAATGTACCCCCCTTGGTTTCGACGGGGAGCGGCATGCTGCTCTTCTCAACCGCCTCGGAGGTGAGATCAATGCCAGCTGA
- the ribB gene encoding 3,4-dihydroxy-2-butanone-4-phosphate synthase, translating to MIEDACAALKAGKFVLLYDFDNRERETDLIIRADAVTPHDVMTMRRDGGGLICTAVHPEAARRLGLPFASDLLKGIGAAEQTGDIPYDRKNHSSFSIWVNHRSTFTGIPDRDRAVTINAIADQVIKSLNGGGHNFAAEFRTPGHVALLRAADGLLDVRRGQTELSIALAEMAGTTPAVVVCEMLDNDNGLALSKEDAQAYARKNGLVFIEGQAVLDRWDRIKA from the coding sequence ATGATTGAAGATGCATGTGCCGCCCTGAAGGCGGGCAAATTTGTCCTGCTCTATGACTTTGACAACCGCGAACGCGAGACCGATCTTATCATCCGTGCCGATGCGGTCACGCCGCATGACGTGATGACGATGCGCCGGGACGGCGGCGGCCTCATCTGCACGGCCGTCCACCCCGAGGCCGCACGGCGTCTCGGCCTTCCCTTCGCCTCAGACCTCCTGAAGGGCATTGGGGCCGCCGAGCAGACCGGCGACATCCCGTACGACCGTAAAAACCATTCTTCATTCTCGATCTGGGTGAACCACCGGAGCACCTTCACCGGCATCCCTGACCGTGACCGGGCAGTGACCATCAATGCCATTGCAGACCAGGTTATAAAATCTCTCAACGGTGGCGGACACAACTTCGCTGCCGAATTCAGGACCCCGGGCCACGTCGCTCTTCTGAGGGCCGCAGACGGATTGCTCGATGTCCGGCGCGGTCAGACCGAGCTCTCGATTGCCCTTGCCGAAATGGCTGGCACAACGCCGGCCGTCGTCGTATGTGAAATGCTCGACAATGATAATGGTCTTGCTCTTTCAAAAGAGGATGCACAGGCATATGCACGGAAAAACGGGCTTGTATTTATCGAAGGACAGGCTGTTCTCGATCGGTGGGACCGGATAAAGGCCTGA
- a CDS encoding hydroxymethylglutaryl-CoA synthase: protein MVGIITYGAYIPRYRIKLEEIARVWGDNAADITGGLGVREKSLPDMDEDTATIAVEAARNALLRRDLDRDAIGAIYVGSESHPYAVKPTAATVGAAIMATPVMTAADYEFACKAGTAAMQTCMGLVGSGMVKYGVAIGADVAQGAPGDALEYTAAAGGAAMIIGNDDPIAEINRTCSFTTDTPDFWRREGQAYPRHGGRFTGDPGYFKHVQGAARMMLEQAGTKPSDYDYAIFHQPNAKFPQRVAGMLGFTKEQIKPGLVVPRLGNTYSGASMVGLAATLDVAKPGDRIFVTSFGSGAGSDAFDITVTDHILDEAVFNRGAAPSVEGLLANPIYVDYARYAKHKGKIMVQK, encoded by the coding sequence ATGGTAGGCATCATAACCTATGGGGCATATATCCCCAGATACCGGATAAAACTCGAGGAGATCGCCCGTGTCTGGGGCGACAACGCCGCAGACATCACCGGCGGCCTTGGCGTGCGGGAGAAGTCGCTCCCGGACATGGACGAGGACACGGCGACGATCGCCGTTGAGGCGGCGCGCAACGCCCTCCTCAGGAGAGATCTCGACCGCGACGCCATCGGGGCGATCTACGTCGGCTCCGAGTCCCACCCCTACGCCGTCAAGCCGACGGCGGCAACCGTCGGGGCGGCGATCATGGCCACCCCGGTGATGACCGCCGCAGACTACGAGTTCGCCTGCAAGGCGGGCACAGCGGCCATGCAGACCTGCATGGGCCTTGTCGGAAGCGGCATGGTAAAATATGGCGTTGCAATCGGCGCCGATGTGGCACAGGGAGCGCCAGGCGACGCCCTGGAGTACACGGCCGCCGCCGGCGGGGCCGCGATGATCATCGGCAACGACGACCCTATCGCCGAGATTAACCGGACCTGCTCGTTTACCACCGACACCCCGGACTTCTGGCGCCGCGAAGGGCAGGCATACCCCCGCCACGGCGGACGGTTCACCGGTGACCCGGGCTACTTCAAGCACGTGCAGGGAGCGGCCAGGATGATGCTCGAACAGGCCGGCACGAAACCTTCAGACTACGACTACGCCATCTTCCACCAGCCCAACGCCAAGTTCCCCCAGCGGGTTGCAGGAATGCTCGGCTTTACGAAGGAGCAGATCAAGCCTGGCCTGGTCGTGCCGCGCCTTGGAAACACCTATTCGGGTGCTTCGATGGTCGGGCTCGCCGCAACCCTCGACGTGGCAAAACCCGGCGACCGGATCTTCGTCACCTCCTTCGGCTCGGGCGCCGGGTCCGACGCCTTCGATATCACGGTCACCGACCATATCCTCGACGAAGCGGTCTTCAACCGTGGGGCCGCCCCCTCGGTGGAGGGGCTCCTCGCAAACCCGATCTATGTCGATTATGCCAGGTACGCCAAACACAAAGGTAAGATCATGGTGCAAAAATGA